The DNA segment GTTTTACTTGGAAATACAACTCTTCCTTTATTTATTCTTTTATATGATGAATTTAATGATTCTATAGCATTTGTTGTATATACTATCTTTCTTAACTCTTCTCCATATGAAAACATAGGTGAAATATTTTCCCAATTATCATACCATCTATCCATA comes from the Streptobacillus felis genome and includes:
- a CDS encoding transposase translates to MDRWYDNWENISPMFSYGEELRKIVYTTNAIESLNSSYKRINKGRVVFPSKTSLFKSLYLATEIITKKWSQPIRNWGQIYMELIINFGRERIEI